One genomic segment of Gossypium arboreum isolate Shixiya-1 chromosome 3, ASM2569848v2, whole genome shotgun sequence includes these proteins:
- the LOC108476393 gene encoding lysine histidine transporter 2-like has product MVGAGVLSLPYAMSQLGWGPGVTIMLLSWVVTLYTIWQMVEMHEMIPGKRFDRYHELGQYAFGEKLGLWIIIPQQLTVDVSSDIVYMVTGGQSLKKFHDLVCPNCKEIRQTYFIMIFASVHFVLSHLPNFNSISGVSLAAAVMSLSYSTIAWAASIGKGVQPNVDYSYKSTSNPGKVFDFLAGLGVIAFAYAGHNVVLEIQATMPSTPEKPSKGPMWKGVIVAYLIVAICYLPVALIGYWAFGNSVNDNILLTLENPTGLIATANIFVVIHVIGSYQIFAMPVFDMMESYMVKELHFRPCLRLRLISRTLYVAFTMVIAICFPFFGGLLSFFGGFAFAPTSYYLPCIIWLIICKPKRFSLTWFINWICIVLGVLLMVLSPIGGLRSIIVSAKDYKFFS; this is encoded by the exons ATGGTTGGAGCTGGTGTTCTTAGCCTTCCTTATGCCATGTCACAGCTTGGATG GGGTCCTGGGGTTACTATAATGCTTTTATCATGGGTTGTAACATTATACACCATTTGGCAAATGGTGGAAATGCATGAGATGATACCCGGTAAGCGTTTCGATAGGTACCATGAGTTAGGCCAGTATGCATTCGGTGAAAAGCTCGGGCTATGGATCATCATACCTCAGCAATTAACCGTAGACGTTAGTTCCGACATTGTCTACATGGTGACGGGAGGccaatcgttgaagaagttccatgATCTGGTCTGTCCCAACTGCAAGGAAATCAGACAAACATATTTCATCATGATTTTTGCTTCGGTTCACTTCGTCCTTTCCCATCTCCCAAACTTCAACTCCATATCTGGTGTCTCACTGGCCGCTGCAGTCATGTCACTGAG CTATTCTACCATTGCTTGGGCAGCTTCGATTGGAAAGGGTGTTCAACCGAATGTCGactactcatacaagtccacatccAACCCTGGTAAAGTATTCGACTTCCTTGCCGGATTGGGCGTAATAGCCTTTGCGTACGCGGGTCATAATGTGGTATTGGAAATCCAAGCAACAATGCCATCAACTCCTGAAAAACCTTCAAAAGGTCCAATGTGGAAAGGTGTGATTGTTGCATATCTAATAGTGGCAATTTGCTACTTACCGGTTGCTCTTATTGGTTACTGGGCATTTGGAAACAGTGTTAATGACAACATCCTCTTAACATTGGAGAACCCCACTGGGCTCATTGCTACAGCTAACATCTTTGTCGTCATCCATGTCATTGGCAGCTATCAG ATATTTGCAATGCCAGTGTTTGACATGATGGAGAGTTATATGGTAAAGGAATTGCATTTCAGACCTTGTTTAAGGCTTCGTTTAATTAGCCGCACTCTATATGTTG CATTCACAATGGTTATTGCCATTTGCTTCCCATTCTTTGGAGGTCTTCTCAGTTTCTTTGGGGGGTTTGCATTCGCTCCTACATCATATTAT CTTCCATGCATCATTTGGCTTATAATCTGCAAACCCAAAAGATTCAGCTTAACTTGGTTCATAAACTGG ATATGCATTGTACTGGGTGTATTACTGATGGTTCTATCACCCATTGGAGGACTTAGATCAATTATTGTGTCAGCAAAGGACTACAAATTCTTCTCGTGA